Proteins from a genomic interval of Vibrio casei:
- a CDS encoding substrate-binding domain-containing protein, producing the protein MSKLRAMTRKMQLATATVALSILSATSPAMAETKAPTAFKCKPGETYYMNVMVSGVEYWFPVYEMMKQAAQSMGCKTVYTGTPEYDVNKQLASFEQILAKKPAGILLHPMNPDPFIEPINRAAEMGIPVVTFAADSPNSKRVSFITSDNYQEGKFAADAVAKDMGGKGEYAVLENPGQDNHDRRVTAFVARMEEKWPDMKLVSRAASNTDAVKAYNAVMTMAQAHPKLGAVFMPEATSAMGAAQASKELGGKIRIFNADVNAKILDMIKQGEIFGAVNPNQGMQGYMGMMLLYMAAHPEMIDPMNDHKRSGYNPMGVPFVDNGFSIVTKENADDFYWDKYLSRRGTKGINE; encoded by the coding sequence ATGAGCAAGTTACGTGCTATGACGAGAAAAATGCAACTAGCAACTGCGACGGTTGCTCTGTCAATTTTGTCGGCTACTTCACCAGCTATGGCGGAAACAAAAGCGCCGACTGCATTTAAATGTAAACCCGGAGAAACCTATTACATGAATGTGATGGTATCTGGTGTGGAATATTGGTTCCCTGTTTATGAAATGATGAAACAAGCGGCTCAATCGATGGGCTGTAAAACGGTTTATACCGGTACACCAGAATATGACGTGAATAAACAACTCGCTTCTTTTGAACAAATCCTCGCGAAAAAGCCGGCAGGTATTTTACTGCACCCAATGAATCCAGATCCTTTTATTGAACCTATTAACCGAGCAGCGGAAATGGGCATTCCCGTGGTGACGTTCGCAGCCGATTCACCAAACAGCAAACGAGTATCTTTTATTACGTCGGATAACTATCAAGAAGGTAAGTTTGCCGCTGATGCGGTGGCGAAAGATATGGGCGGTAAAGGTGAATATGCAGTTTTGGAAAACCCAGGACAAGATAACCATGATCGACGTGTTACTGCTTTTGTCGCTCGTATGGAAGAGAAATGGCCGGATATGAAGTTGGTTTCTCGTGCTGCGAGTAATACTGATGCAGTGAAAGCGTATAACGCCGTTATGACTATGGCGCAGGCACATCCAAAATTAGGAGCTGTGTTTATGCCAGAAGCCACATCGGCGATGGGAGCGGCCCAGGCCAGTAAGGAACTGGGTGGAAAAATACGTATTTTCAATGCCGATGTGAATGCCAAAATTTTGGACATGATTAAGCAAGGTGAAATTTTTGGCGCGGTTAACCCGAACCAAGGTATGCAAGGTTACATGGGCATGATGTTGCTTTATATGGCAGCTCACCCAGAGATGATTGATCCTATGAATGACCATAAACGTTCCGGTTATAACCCAATGGGCGTTCCGTTTGTTGATAATGGTTTTTCTATTGTCACGAAAGAAAATGCCGATGATTTTTATTGGGATAAGTACCTATCAAGACGCGGTACCAAAGGTATTAATGAGTAA
- a CDS encoding MBL fold metallo-hydrolase, giving the protein MKTFTLLTTSLIAVTSAHAAMQNETQQMPLTLQVYHAAPSSFDVNSTLVYGQTEAAVIDAGFSKADALRIAANVLDSGKKLTTIFISQADPDYYFGIETLKQYFPDAKVLATPAVRDEIKHKMASKIEYWVPKMGVNAPVKPVVPDAYTLSSFSVDGQKIEIRGSEGVLAHRPYLWIPSLKAIVGNVGIYGDMQVWTADTQTQGELNAWVEQLAEMKALKPQVVVPGHMEASTSLDISTIQSTEDYLNAFIKAKKSSKNSQELIDKMMAIYPEKQVPLTLSLGAKVHMGEMKW; this is encoded by the coding sequence ATGAAAACTTTTACGCTACTAACTACATCTCTTATTGCCGTTACTTCGGCTCATGCCGCGATGCAAAATGAAACGCAACAAATGCCATTAACGCTCCAGGTTTATCATGCTGCTCCAAGTAGTTTTGATGTGAACTCAACTCTGGTCTACGGCCAAACGGAAGCGGCGGTGATCGATGCTGGTTTTAGCAAAGCGGATGCATTAAGAATTGCCGCGAATGTTCTTGATTCAGGTAAAAAGTTGACCACTATTTTTATTAGCCAAGCTGATCCCGATTACTATTTTGGCATCGAAACTCTAAAGCAATATTTCCCTGATGCTAAAGTGCTGGCGACTCCAGCGGTACGTGATGAAATTAAGCATAAAATGGCGTCTAAAATAGAGTATTGGGTACCAAAAATGGGTGTGAATGCGCCAGTAAAACCAGTCGTTCCAGATGCTTATACACTTTCTTCATTTTCTGTGGATGGACAAAAAATAGAAATAAGAGGTTCTGAAGGAGTGTTGGCTCATCGTCCTTATCTTTGGATCCCATCGCTAAAAGCCATTGTTGGAAACGTTGGTATTTATGGTGATATGCAAGTCTGGACGGCGGATACACAAACGCAAGGTGAATTGAATGCTTGGGTTGAACAACTCGCCGAAATGAAAGCACTGAAGCCACAAGTGGTGGTTCCTGGGCACATGGAAGCTTCTACATCGCTTGATATCAGTACCATTCAGTCAACGGAAGATTATTTAAACGCTTTTATCAAAGCGAAAAAGAGCAGTAAAAATAGCCAAGAACTAATTGATAAAATGATGGCTATCTATCCAGAAAAACAAGTTCCGCTTACTTTAAGCCTTGGGGCAAAAGTGCATATGGGAGAAATGAAATGGTAA
- a CDS encoding ABC transporter permease, with amino-acid sequence MTIENVSTHKTTAPSKKRSLGEILVEFSQMREFTLLLIIVVMFIGMSFASPYFLTWANMKAMLLSFSTEGIVVVGMTMLLIVGGIDLSVGAVMCLAMVFAGKLFMLGMNPWMASLAAIGFSGLIGWLMGLCVTRLGLHHFIVTLAFMGLARGASMIITQGTPISLFTLPPEFKFIGQGTLFGVPFSIIIFFIVIIISDFLLRNAKAFRKIFYTGSNEKAAQYSGVNTNKVKLYVTVLSSALCGLAGIIYMSKFGAATPNFGVGLELNIIAAAVIGGASLKGGEGTIFGAILGIALLSVVSSSLMLLDVSVYWQEFIKGLILLAAVAVDHHMHQKSKAKA; translated from the coding sequence ATGACTATTGAGAATGTATCGACACATAAAACCACGGCGCCAAGTAAAAAGCGTTCATTAGGTGAAATACTGGTTGAGTTTAGCCAAATGAGAGAGTTCACCTTATTGCTGATTATTGTGGTGATGTTTATTGGGATGAGTTTTGCGTCTCCGTATTTCCTGACTTGGGCGAATATGAAAGCAATGCTTTTATCGTTTTCAACTGAAGGCATTGTTGTCGTTGGTATGACGATGTTGCTGATTGTTGGTGGAATTGATCTGTCCGTTGGTGCGGTGATGTGTTTAGCCATGGTGTTTGCGGGCAAGCTTTTTATGCTCGGCATGAATCCTTGGATGGCGAGTTTAGCGGCAATTGGTTTTAGTGGGCTTATCGGTTGGTTGATGGGCCTGTGCGTTACTCGGCTAGGGCTGCATCATTTTATTGTCACGCTGGCTTTTATGGGGTTGGCTAGAGGGGCGAGTATGATCATTACTCAAGGCACGCCTATTTCTCTTTTCACATTACCGCCTGAATTTAAGTTTATTGGTCAAGGGACGCTATTTGGTGTGCCGTTCTCCATCATTATTTTCTTCATTGTCATTATCATCAGTGATTTCCTGCTCCGTAATGCTAAAGCGTTTCGTAAGATTTTTTATACCGGAAGTAATGAAAAAGCAGCGCAATATTCTGGGGTGAATACGAATAAGGTCAAGCTGTATGTCACGGTCTTATCTTCGGCGTTGTGTGGTTTAGCCGGCATTATTTATATGTCTAAATTTGGCGCAGCGACTCCGAACTTTGGCGTAGGTTTAGAGCTAAATATCATTGCAGCTGCGGTTATTGGTGGGGCCAGTTTAAAAGGAGGCGAAGGGACGATTTTCGGCGCTATTTTAGGGATTGCACTGCTAAGTGTAGTATCGAGTTCATTGATGCTGTTGGACGTGTCGGTGTACTGGCAAGAGTTCATTAAAGGCTTGATTTTACTCGCTGCGGTTGCGGTTGATCACCATATGCACCAGAAATCTAAAGCCAAAGCGTAA
- a CDS encoding sugar ABC transporter ATP-binding protein gives MVDIANRTPVLEIKNVTKTFGSTAALNNICFELLPGEIHAVAGENGAGKSTLMKIIDGIHQPDSGDIYINGQKVVVSNPLMAQKLGIGFVHQEIALCTDVSVAENIMMAKINHSPGWFVDYKALYREAYDVISQLADIDPKQKVLNLTISNQQLVEIAKALVLDCKILILDEPTAALTDQETEILFSIMQSLKAQGISIIYISHRMAEIFEQCDRVSVFRDGYYIHTKQIDKTTPQAIIQSLVGREIDNLYPLKFAGTVESGPVILDVESLSDGRRFNDINFKVYQGEIFGVAGLIGAGRSEMVQGLCGLRKKHTGILTFNGQVVKITGYRDSIEQGIVYLSEDRKEEGLFLELSILSNVSALKLEQISDHGLINKDKEFEQAQTLTSKLNLKSGSLYHKVSSLSGGNQQKVALAKILSVNPKLIILDEPTRGIDVGAKTEIHQLIRDLANAGIGIIVISSELPEIIGLSDRVMVMRESHQMGLLVGEQITEHNIMHLASGAEKWPLDAAQA, from the coding sequence ATGGTGGATATAGCCAATAGGACACCGGTGCTTGAGATCAAAAATGTCACGAAGACGTTTGGCTCAACCGCAGCACTCAACAATATTTGTTTTGAATTATTACCTGGTGAAATCCATGCCGTTGCGGGTGAAAACGGTGCGGGTAAGTCTACGTTAATGAAAATTATTGATGGTATACATCAGCCAGACAGCGGTGATATATACATTAATGGGCAAAAAGTTGTGGTGAGTAATCCACTGATGGCTCAAAAGCTAGGCATTGGGTTTGTTCATCAAGAAATTGCGCTGTGTACCGATGTTTCGGTTGCTGAAAACATCATGATGGCAAAAATCAATCATTCGCCAGGTTGGTTCGTTGATTATAAGGCCTTATATCGTGAAGCCTATGATGTGATTAGCCAGTTGGCCGATATTGACCCGAAGCAGAAGGTGTTAAATCTAACGATCTCCAATCAGCAGTTGGTGGAGATCGCGAAAGCGTTGGTTTTGGATTGTAAAATTCTTATTTTGGATGAGCCAACGGCGGCCTTAACGGATCAAGAAACGGAAATATTATTTTCCATCATGCAGTCTCTAAAGGCCCAAGGCATCAGCATTATTTATATTAGCCATCGCATGGCAGAAATTTTTGAGCAATGCGACCGAGTTAGTGTGTTTCGTGATGGTTATTATATTCACACCAAACAAATTGATAAAACCACCCCCCAGGCGATCATTCAGAGTTTAGTTGGTCGAGAAATTGACAATTTATATCCGCTAAAATTTGCAGGGACAGTGGAAAGCGGCCCCGTTATTTTAGATGTTGAAAGTTTGTCTGACGGTCGTCGATTTAATGACATTAATTTTAAAGTCTACCAAGGTGAAATTTTTGGTGTTGCGGGGCTCATTGGTGCTGGTCGTTCGGAAATGGTGCAAGGCTTGTGTGGTCTTCGTAAAAAACACACTGGAATCCTGACGTTTAATGGTCAAGTCGTCAAGATCACCGGTTACCGAGATTCAATTGAGCAAGGCATCGTGTATTTGTCTGAAGATCGCAAAGAAGAAGGGCTGTTTCTTGAGCTGTCGATTTTATCCAATGTATCCGCACTGAAACTTGAGCAAATTTCAGATCATGGCTTGATTAATAAAGATAAAGAATTTGAACAAGCACAGACACTGACCAGTAAGCTGAATCTAAAAAGTGGCAGCTTATATCATAAAGTCTCTTCATTAAGTGGGGGGAATCAACAAAAAGTGGCGCTTGCTAAAATCCTGTCTGTTAATCCCAAACTCATCATTCTTGATGAACCGACGAGAGGCATTGATGTTGGGGCAAAAACTGAAATCCACCAATTAATCCGAGATTTGGCGAATGCAGGGATCGGTATCATCGTTATTTCTTCAGAGCTGCCAGAAATCATTGGGTTAAGTGACCGAGTAATGGTGATGCGCGAATCGCATCAAATGGGGTTACTCGTTGGTGAGCAAATAACAGAACACAATATTATGCACTTAGCATCTGGTGCTGAAAAATGGCCTCTAGACGCTGCACAAGCGTAA
- a CDS encoding sugar-binding transcriptional regulator — protein sequence MQTTMKSIEVSRLVSKVLFSHYKENRSQSDISKSLDLSPAKVNRIIRQAREDGLVEIILNIPHMGVMELEKQLVATTGLSKAVLCPSYIDPSIESFSQIAEIAAEFLQDTLRKNDVICISGGKALASIVEVIKPAKGMNITVVPATGGVQGRHFTDVNYLASSLAEKLGGRSMQIHAPLFADTQEDQGMLLNMRSTKEVLDMARQADIALAGIGAVSKGDESYFDLRHWAEGEKSLVAKSQCKGEVFAHIYDQAGTGCIEALNNKLVGLTLEELSNIPVSIGVAAGIDKIAPIASALRGGFLNTLITDEATAQGVLDTY from the coding sequence ATGCAAACCACAATGAAAAGTATTGAAGTATCCCGTTTGGTGAGCAAGGTGTTGTTCTCGCATTATAAAGAGAATCGCAGTCAGTCTGATATTTCAAAAAGCTTAGATTTGTCTCCAGCTAAAGTGAATCGAATTATTCGTCAGGCACGTGAAGACGGCTTAGTTGAAATTATTTTAAATATTCCTCACATGGGTGTGATGGAATTAGAAAAACAACTGGTGGCGACAACAGGGCTATCTAAGGCTGTGCTTTGTCCGTCTTATATTGATCCTTCAATCGAGAGTTTTAGTCAAATAGCCGAAATAGCCGCGGAGTTTTTGCAAGATACATTGCGAAAAAATGATGTCATTTGCATCAGTGGGGGCAAAGCATTAGCAAGTATTGTCGAGGTGATTAAACCGGCAAAAGGCATGAATATTACTGTCGTTCCCGCAACCGGTGGGGTGCAAGGGCGGCATTTCACCGATGTAAATTATTTGGCCTCATCTCTCGCGGAAAAATTAGGTGGGCGCTCTATGCAAATTCATGCGCCTTTATTTGCCGATACGCAAGAAGACCAAGGCATGCTGTTGAACATGCGCTCTACCAAAGAAGTGTTGGATATGGCACGTCAGGCCGATATTGCATTAGCGGGGATTGGCGCGGTTTCCAAAGGGGATGAAAGCTATTTTGATTTACGCCATTGGGCGGAGGGCGAGAAGTCTTTAGTGGCAAAAAGCCAGTGTAAAGGGGAAGTGTTCGCCCACATTTATGATCAAGCTGGGACGGGTTGCATTGAGGCATTAAATAATAAATTGGTTGGATTAACACTGGAAGAGTTAAGCAATATCCCTGTCAGTATTGGGGTGGCTGCAGGCATCGATAAAATTGCTCCCATTGCGAGCGCGTTACGAGGGGGCTTTCTCAATACCTTGATAACGGATGAAGCAACCGCACAAGGTGTGTTGGACACATATTAA
- a CDS encoding DsbA family protein, with protein sequence MVKVHYFFDPLCGWCFGATDLVDVLNNRDDLEIILHPGGMLENQFMSDEFRAKVKIYDPKIASLTGQQFGKKYTDRIKSNERIQLDSFVTAQAVMAMESINARGVDMLKAIQFAHYQKGLDVSQTEVLTDLAIELGAEKDAYQVAFNYSSSQLDKNISNSRQLMRQWSVQGFPTLIAEINDGLKVLPHSSFYNQVEQWKTGLDTWLT encoded by the coding sequence ATGGTAAAAGTGCATTATTTCTTCGACCCTTTATGTGGCTGGTGTTTTGGGGCGACGGATCTGGTTGATGTGTTAAATAATAGGGATGATCTTGAGATCATTTTGCATCCTGGAGGCATGTTAGAAAATCAATTCATGAGTGATGAATTTCGCGCTAAAGTTAAAATTTATGATCCGAAAATTGCGTCATTGACTGGGCAACAATTTGGAAAGAAATATACCGATAGAATTAAAAGTAACGAACGTATTCAATTGGACTCTTTTGTAACGGCTCAGGCGGTGATGGCGATGGAATCGATTAACGCTCGTGGTGTTGATATGCTAAAAGCGATTCAATTCGCGCATTATCAAAAGGGGTTAGATGTGAGTCAAACTGAAGTGTTGACTGATTTAGCGATAGAGCTAGGGGCTGAGAAAGACGCTTACCAAGTTGCTTTTAATTATTCTTCCTCTCAGTTGGATAAGAATATTAGCAACAGCCGTCAGCTAATGAGGCAGTGGAGCGTACAGGGCTTTCCAACTTTGATTGCAGAAATCAATGATGGGCTTAAAGTATTGCCACATTCTTCTTTCTATAATCAAGTTGAACAATGGAAAACAGGATTAGACACATGGCTCACTTGA
- a CDS encoding aldo/keto reductase: MKNRQLGLSGIDASAIGLGTWAMGGWMWGGTNEKDAVAAIQESITCGVSLIDTAPAYGLGHSEELVGKAIKGQRDKVILATKCGLVWHTNKGNHFFDEEGQAVHRYLGRDSIQYELEQSLRRLGTDYIDLYITHWQDPTTPIEETMATLLELKQQGKIRAIGISNASVNDLKQYQQFGSVDAIQEQYNMIERDLEQDLLPHARETDVSCLSYSSLALGLLSGKITAERTFDGDDQRLSNPLFSKDNRQKVQQFCESIAPLAHDYGITIAQLVIAWTLAQPGITYALCGARNPMQAAENARAGEVNLAAIDVDVISKNAVQFLGQLQKS, encoded by the coding sequence ATGAAAAATAGACAGTTAGGGTTATCTGGCATTGATGCATCCGCGATTGGATTAGGCACTTGGGCAATGGGCGGATGGATGTGGGGCGGCACCAATGAAAAAGACGCGGTTGCAGCGATACAAGAATCCATTACCTGTGGCGTTTCACTGATTGATACCGCGCCCGCTTATGGGCTTGGTCATTCAGAAGAGTTAGTGGGTAAGGCAATCAAAGGCCAAAGAGACAAGGTTATTCTGGCGACAAAGTGTGGCCTAGTGTGGCACACCAATAAGGGCAATCACTTTTTTGATGAGGAAGGACAAGCGGTTCATCGTTACTTAGGTCGTGATTCTATTCAATATGAATTAGAGCAAAGCCTGCGCCGATTAGGGACTGACTATATCGACTTGTATATTACTCATTGGCAGGATCCGACGACACCGATAGAAGAAACGATGGCAACGTTGTTGGAACTGAAACAACAAGGAAAAATTCGCGCCATTGGCATCAGTAACGCCAGTGTGAATGATTTGAAACAGTATCAACAATTTGGATCGGTTGATGCGATACAAGAACAATACAACATGATTGAACGAGATCTTGAACAAGATTTACTTCCTCACGCTCGTGAAACGGATGTGTCGTGTTTGAGCTATTCCTCTTTGGCGCTCGGTTTACTCAGTGGCAAAATCACTGCAGAGCGCACTTTTGACGGTGATGATCAGCGTTTATCTAATCCTTTATTTTCAAAAGACAATCGCCAGAAAGTGCAACAGTTTTGTGAGTCGATTGCTCCTCTTGCTCATGATTATGGTATCACTATAGCCCAACTCGTGATTGCTTGGACTCTCGCGCAACCTGGTATTACTTACGCATTATGTGGCGCGCGCAACCCTATGCAAGCGGCTGAAAATGCCCGCGCCGGGGAAGTAAATTTAGCCGCGATAGATGTGGATGTCATCAGTAAAAACGCGGTTCAGTTTCTTGGGCAATTACAAAAAAGTTGA
- a CDS encoding LysR family transcriptional regulator has product MDKVTAAKVFIDIAQTGSFTTTAERLEMSRPMVTRYIEAIEAWFNTRLLHRTTRKVSLTTAGEQCLSDIEQWVDDAEKMLNAIKPNHELNGKIRIASSMSFGHARLISAITDFMAQHPSVEIDIDLQDTTTDLINNRIDLAIRIAFSPDPALIGKPIAKCFSALVASEHYLSQHNPITEPNDLSLHSCLGYKNFDHHVWHLKQQEDMRSVEVNCRLTANDATILMQAALKNAGITMQPTYLVKPYLARGELIQVLPHWGLQEMDIYVLYPSRKHLSPTVRALIDFLSDYFLQHPWD; this is encoded by the coding sequence ATGGATAAAGTCACCGCTGCGAAAGTTTTCATCGACATTGCTCAAACGGGCAGCTTCACCACCACCGCCGAGCGTTTAGAGATGTCTAGGCCAATGGTCACAAGATATATAGAAGCCATTGAAGCTTGGTTTAATACTCGTTTATTACACCGTACGACCCGGAAAGTATCGTTAACGACCGCAGGTGAGCAATGCTTATCGGATATAGAACAATGGGTGGATGATGCAGAAAAAATGCTTAATGCCATCAAGCCTAATCATGAGTTAAATGGTAAAATCCGCATAGCAAGCAGCATGTCTTTTGGTCACGCGCGGTTAATTTCAGCCATTACCGATTTTATGGCGCAGCACCCAAGCGTTGAAATTGATATTGATTTGCAAGATACCACCACCGATCTGATCAATAACCGAATCGATCTTGCGATACGCATTGCGTTCTCTCCTGATCCAGCGTTAATCGGTAAACCTATTGCGAAATGTTTTTCTGCTTTAGTCGCCAGTGAACACTATTTATCTCAACATAATCCGATTACGGAACCAAACGATCTTTCCCTGCATTCCTGTTTAGGGTATAAAAATTTCGATCACCATGTCTGGCATTTGAAGCAACAAGAAGACATGCGATCAGTTGAAGTCAACTGCCGGTTAACAGCAAATGATGCCACGATTTTAATGCAAGCAGCTTTGAAGAATGCCGGCATCACCATGCAACCCACTTACCTAGTCAAACCCTATTTAGCACGCGGTGAGCTGATCCAAGTACTACCACATTGGGGATTACAAGAAATGGACATTTATGTGTTGTACCCTTCCAGAAAACATCTATCCCCCACCGTTCGTGCGTTAATCGATTTTTTAAGTGATTACTTCCTTCAGCACCCATGGGATTAA
- a CDS encoding LysR family transcriptional regulator gives MDWMESVRTYIKVVDEGSFNQAARKLNTTSSAVSKRIHFLEQRIGVQLLKRTTRSLSQTEAGALFYQRGKTQLEQWQSLVDETRSVNQAPTGMLRVGATLALGSKFFMRYVDDFLRQYPQIKVQLITTMPGQLPELSFDIYIGREIENLDTLSFRAAPLVDYQSGFYASPIYLKEHGEPKTVDDLALHNMLIWGEKVEREVRLSTLGERSKKVRFTGNFSTTNPEALFHSAKRGMGIILSNQVMLQEEIQRGELVRVLPDVTSEHTRVYAYYPKLDYEHTRTQLFVDYLKQRLKREKDVKVV, from the coding sequence ATGGATTGGATGGAATCGGTAAGAACTTATATTAAAGTAGTGGATGAAGGCAGCTTTAATCAAGCGGCTAGAAAACTCAATACAACCAGCTCAGCGGTAAGTAAGCGTATTCATTTTTTAGAGCAACGTATTGGTGTCCAACTGCTTAAACGTACGACTCGATCTTTAAGCCAAACAGAAGCGGGCGCTTTGTTTTATCAACGAGGAAAAACCCAATTAGAACAATGGCAATCACTGGTGGATGAAACACGCTCGGTCAACCAAGCCCCGACGGGGATGCTAAGAGTCGGCGCGACGTTGGCATTAGGCTCAAAATTTTTCATGCGGTATGTTGATGATTTTTTACGTCAATATCCCCAAATAAAAGTTCAGCTGATTACCACCATGCCTGGTCAGTTGCCAGAACTGAGTTTTGATATTTATATTGGTCGTGAAATTGAAAACCTCGATACGTTAAGTTTTCGTGCTGCGCCTTTAGTGGATTATCAATCCGGTTTTTATGCTTCTCCTATTTACTTGAAAGAACATGGCGAGCCGAAAACAGTCGATGATCTTGCTTTGCATAATATGTTGATTTGGGGTGAAAAAGTGGAAAGAGAGGTTCGTTTATCGACGCTTGGTGAGCGCTCAAAGAAAGTGCGTTTTACGGGAAATTTCTCGACCACTAATCCAGAAGCGTTATTCCACAGTGCCAAACGTGGCATGGGGATAATTTTATCCAACCAAGTGATGTTACAAGAAGAAATTCAACGTGGTGAATTGGTACGAGTACTGCCTGATGTGACTTCTGAACACACACGAGTGTATGCGTATTACCCTAAACTCGATTATGAGCACACGCGAACTCAGCTCTTTGTGGATTATTTAAAGCAACGACTAAAGCGTGAAAAAGACGTAAAGGTGGTTTAG
- a CDS encoding glycerol-3-phosphate dehydrogenase/oxidase, translating into MPKDGKQTRLPHDQSFDVVIVGGGINGISVYRELSLQGVKVLLLEKEDFCSKASGALSRMIHGGLRYLENGEFELVKESLAERNRLLANAPHYVQPLVTTIPIFSRWSGLVYALFNFTGMMNKPSRRGALVVKLGLWFYDFFTRHDQQLPKHRFSSKANTLARWPQFDPSVQCSADYYDAWISAPERLAIELLQDTKDGKHSESIACNYTELVARDGSNFSIRDTLTGEIVNVTAGKLVNATGAWIDKTNVRIGLKSDYLQGTKGSHIIVKHSDLFAQLKGHMVFYENPEGRVCILFPYYDKVLIGSTDIPVADPDSATCTEDEIIYMIDSLKAIFPHLVIDREDIVYQFSGVRPLPSVKTSTTGQIPRSHSLQVDDSEDGNVRTYSLIGGKWTTFRAFGEEVADQILADLQQERQISTVNRAIGGGLNFPQTERERQAFIQDLQVTFGINEASASLMLQRYGTGCMSVLRFTTKSDDAVLTHLPDYTQRELAYLIEQESVCKTLDVLQRRTSIAIQGRINQAVLVEVTQVVAATLGWDDAQIKHDLAESCQLLRVHHGLDLNLEQVEKLIVATLSDTYAY; encoded by the coding sequence ATGCCAAAGGATGGAAAACAGACGCGTTTACCACACGATCAATCTTTTGATGTTGTGATTGTTGGTGGTGGGATCAATGGCATTAGCGTGTATCGGGAGTTGTCATTACAAGGTGTGAAGGTGTTGCTGTTGGAGAAAGAAGATTTCTGCAGCAAAGCCAGTGGCGCCTTGTCACGAATGATTCATGGTGGTTTGCGGTATTTGGAAAATGGTGAGTTTGAGCTGGTGAAGGAGTCGTTAGCAGAGCGAAATCGTTTACTGGCGAATGCCCCTCATTATGTACAGCCGTTAGTGACCACCATTCCGATTTTCTCTCGCTGGTCGGGCTTAGTTTATGCGTTGTTTAATTTTACGGGAATGATGAATAAGCCGAGTCGTCGTGGGGCTTTGGTGGTGAAACTCGGGTTATGGTTTTATGATTTTTTCACTCGCCACGACCAACAATTACCAAAACATCGTTTTTCGTCAAAAGCCAATACGCTTGCTCGCTGGCCTCAATTTGATCCTTCTGTTCAGTGTAGCGCCGATTATTATGATGCTTGGATCAGCGCCCCAGAACGCCTTGCGATTGAGTTACTGCAAGATACAAAAGACGGTAAGCATAGTGAGAGTATAGCGTGTAATTATACCGAGCTAGTCGCACGTGATGGCAGCAACTTTAGTATACGAGATACATTGACGGGAGAAATCGTAAACGTCACCGCTGGAAAACTCGTCAATGCGACAGGCGCCTGGATTGATAAAACCAATGTTCGCATTGGGTTAAAATCCGATTATTTACAAGGAACAAAAGGCTCACACATTATCGTGAAACACAGCGATCTTTTTGCGCAGTTAAAGGGTCACATGGTGTTTTATGAAAACCCTGAAGGGCGTGTGTGCATCCTGTTCCCTTATTATGACAAGGTACTTATTGGCTCGACCGATATTCCGGTTGCCGATCCTGATAGTGCCACCTGCACCGAGGATGAAATTATTTATATGATTGATTCACTTAAGGCAATCTTTCCTCATTTGGTGATTGATCGTGAGGATATTGTGTATCAATTTAGTGGTGTTCGACCTTTGCCCTCAGTTAAAACCTCCACAACAGGACAAATTCCACGCAGCCATTCTTTGCAAGTTGATGATAGTGAAGATGGTAACGTACGAACGTATTCGCTCATTGGAGGAAAGTGGACCACTTTCCGTGCTTTTGGTGAAGAAGTGGCGGATCAAATTTTGGCGGATTTGCAACAAGAACGTCAAATTTCAACGGTTAATCGTGCGATTGGTGGCGGGCTAAATTTCCCCCAAACCGAACGTGAACGTCAGGCTTTTATTCAAGATTTACAGGTGACATTTGGCATTAACGAAGCAAGCGCCAGTCTTATGCTGCAACGTTATGGAACCGGGTGCATGTCAGTGTTGAGGTTTACAACAAAAAGTGACGATGCGGTGTTAACTCATTTGCCTGATTACACTCAGCGAGAATTAGCCTATCTAATAGAACAGGAATCGGTTTGTAAAACATTAGATGTACTGCAACGGCGTACATCGATTGCGATACAGGGCAGAATTAATCAAGCCGTATTGGTTGAAGTGACGCAAGTTGTCGCGGCAACTTTAGGCTGGGATGACGCACAAATCAAACACGATTTAGCGGAAAGCTGTCAGTTATTACGTGTGCATCATGGTTTAGATCTTAATTTAGAACAAGTCGAAAAGCTTATCGTTGCAACGTTAAGTGATACTTATGCTTATTAA